A window of Pangasianodon hypophthalmus isolate fPanHyp1 chromosome 29, fPanHyp1.pri, whole genome shotgun sequence genomic DNA:
gTTTCTTCCAGATGGAGGTCTCCACGAAGCTCTGGTTTACATGGACGTCTCTCTGGATCGCCGTGTTAGTGATGTCAGGtaagaaataagaataaaagacaccaaattatttttgcaattttgcaaacttttCTCAAATTCCTCAATTAAAACGTGATTATTTTATGAGCAGTTCTTCTTCGTAATATTGCAAATATTTGTCCAGTGAAAATCgttcttttttaaaagttgaAATGGAGACCTGTGAAAGAATGCAAGAAATACTTTTGTGGTAAAATATAATATCTTAATAACATTTATACACTTAATAAAACATTGGACTGCATGAGAACTGTCAGCGTTTATCAAAGGGTACCATCTACATTTTATCAAATCGGATTTCTGGATTTTGactaaaaatgtgtaatttatttagaatttaaatttgtgtaattgtgtgatGGCCTTgggaaaatttaaaaagtttaaaatccTGGTTGGCCCCAAAAGtgaaatattgtttaataataataataataataataataataataataataacaagaattCCACCTAAAGACAGAAACACTGAGTGTCTAAAAGCAACTcctatttattgattttatttacatttaattgaccataaataaaatataaaaaaatgaaaactatgTTTATCTATGTTTATACAGATGACCTACAACTGTTTTTGCAGCTGTGCTTATTAACCTGGCTCCTTATTTACCTTATTTAGCTTGTGAAAGTTACAAATCATTTTTGGTAAAACAcgtttatgttttcttaaactAGATGTTAAACTATGCCATAGACAGAAAAATCCAAATTTGGTGGAAACACATtttttcgtcttttttttttttttgtcagaattCAGCTGAAGTGATATGTAATAGATTTCCCTAGACTGCCACACAATTACTAACAGCATCCAGGTAGTAATGATGATATTTAATGCTGTTtaccactgcagcctcagctgaATGTGCAAATGTGATGGACCCAGAGACGTTGGCTGTTACTGACACATTCAGTTATTACTTCAGCATTGAGATCACGAACCGCGTCTACAACGATTCTCTCCTGGACCCCGATTCTCCTTACTATAAGAAGATGTACAGTGATGTTAGCAACGCAGTGAGTGTTCACTTCATATTTGCTTTCACAGACATGCTGTATTCATTGACCAGCAGGTATTTAAAGTCTAAACGTCAAATATATTagacatgcatacatacatatggtACCCTAAGTTGCTACATGTAACCtcgattgtttttttttttcttaagctCTACTCTGTCTATGGTTGCCCCAGCTGTCCTAATAGTGCAGCTTATCAAGGTGTGACATCCATGAGTTTCAGGTACGCTACTTCAGTACTAAGTGCAGTAAAAGCAGTTAGCTAGAAGATTATAATAATCACCTCAtaatattctttcttttttttgaccCTGTTTACTAACAGAAAGGGATCAGTGATTGCAGACTCCATCATTGCATTCCAAAATAGCCAGACCAATGCTGTTGTGCTCAAATTCATGTTTCTGTTAGCCCTTatcaataatgaaataaatggcCTACAAATCAACACTGCAACTATAAAGGgtatgtatgcacacacacatacacacacacacacacaatgtacgTAACTATCAAATGTTCAAAATATGTCTGTGAAATCACAATGTGAAATACTAACGCTGATCTCTCCACAGATTCACTTGTAACAACCACAAAACCACCACCAACAACCACTACCAGAACcaccacaacaccaacaacaaccactacaacaccaacaaccacaactaccacaacaaccaccacaacaccaacaacaaccaccacaacaaccaccacaacaccaacaacaaccaccacaacAACCACCACAACACCAGCAACAACCACAACTACCAcgacaacaaccacaacaccaacaaccaCCACGATACCAACAACAACCACtaccacaacaccaacaaccaCCACAACACCAACCACAATACCAAAAATGACCACAACTACcaccacaacaccaacaacaaccactacaacaccaaccaCAACATCAAAAATGACCACCACGACAACACCAAAAACCACCACAATACCAACAACAACCACGaccacaacaccaacaaccaCCACAACACCAACCACAATACCAAAAATGACCACAACTACcaccacaacaccaacaacaaccactacaacaccaaccaCAACATCAAAAATGACCACCACGACAACACCAAAAACCACCACAATACCAACAACAACCACtaccacaacaccaacaaccaCCACAACACCAAGCACAACACCAGAAATGACCACCATCACAATTTCCACACCAATAACCACCACAATACTAACAACAACCTCtaccacaacaccaacaaccaccaccaccaccacagctaccacaacaccaacaaaaaccacaaaaccaacaaTCACCACCACAATTTccacaacatcaacaacaaccaccacaacCCCAAAAACAATCGGTGCAACTAGTGGACAAAGCTCAGTACCTCCAATTCTCCACCCAACCAAGCATCCAAAGCCCAGTGTCTCGACCACCTCCATCTCCAAGTCCTCTTCCCACACCATAAGCAGTCATTCAGTAAGCGGCCCTGCGACCCACACTGGAGTTACGAACTCTTCCTCCACCAGCAAAAAAGATAGTAGAACAGAACCTGTTTCCACAACCAGCAACCCCTCATCTAACCATGGTGAAGGAGTCCCTGGCTGGGCTATCGCTTTACTCGTGCTGGCCGCCATCGCCATCCTGCTcctcatcatcataatcatcatcctGGTAAGAATTCCTTCACTGTTTTAGTTTTGCACATACACAATCTGAGCAAGACCTTAAGCATTATGAGGAAAGAAAGCAAATCCCAAATCCCAGTGATTAACAACCAGCACAGTCTCGAAGGTTTCAgtgattatgatgatgaatatgaaaaagCTCCAGAGATTACTGACGCTCAGAGAGCTTTACTCTAGTTTCTTTGATTAATCTGCAGTCGTGGTATTACTGTTATTTATCTTTTcttgttctgtctgtctctatgttTCCCCAGCTGGTAAGATGGTGCTGTGTGGATAACGAGGACGACGTTCGTTCTCTGCCACCGCAGGAACACACTCCCTATATGAGAACCACCTTCAGAGAGCCACTGTCTGTTCCAGCTTACAGCCCTCACACTCCGCAAAAGAACCTCTATCCTTTCGTAAGAGCCCCTCTTTATACTCTCGGCTCTCACTTTGCACATAAAACAGATAACTTGAATATTTCTTATACACACTAGCATTGTTCATCAAAATCCAAAATTAGCTAGTAGGTCTAAAACCGATGTCTAAAAGTGtgacacagtgaatgtcaggctttgattAAGTTATTGACTAGCTAGGtacacagtggcttagtggttagcacagttgccttgcacctccagggatgggggtttgattcctgcctccactctgtgtgcgtggagattgcatgttctccccgtgctttgggggtttcctccaggtactctggtttcctcccccagtccaaagacatgtgttgtaggctgattggcatctctaaattgtccctagtaAGTGAACGAGtatgtgcaattgtgccctgcaatgggttggcaccctgtccagggtgtcccccaccttgtgccccaagtcccctggaataggctccaggctccctgcgaccctgtgtaggctaatcggtacagaggatggatggatgtatggacTAGCTAGATACTatagtgaaatggacataatcttaatcaattcagtttgtaatcaattaccagctgtcaaaatatTTGCAATGCTCCTGTGCTGCAGTTATAATGAAATCCTTAAATGaatcccttttcacttttgggacTCACCAGATTACATAGgctgagatacatgcaaaaaagAAGTTCAGGAAAGTAgctttcagaactatatatacagtagaaaatgtcaaaatttcaccatgtggaaggttttcccagaccaccacacatataAGCTCCTAGTTTAATCAGGCTTACAATCATATACCACacttatttctgtgtttttttcccagtaATTTATAATCTCCACAATGACTAATGAGATATTTGTGCCTTTCCATTGTGTCTTCACCAGGACGATCTAACTCAAAGCCCAAAACCTAAGCCTAACCGAACAGGGATGTATGTGGTGAACCCAGAGAGATGATGAAGTAAAGCAGCAATGCTGTAAGTGAGGTAtgtcatgaacatgaacaaactTTACTGTGTTTTCCAAactaaaagtctttttttttttttagtttgctaCCTAGTGCTGCAGTTTATACTGTAAAGTGATTAATATGATCGAATTTTTGCCTTGGCCTGATAGTGGTAGTTGCCTTCTCATATAAATGGTAAATGAACACTACTCTTAGCTTGGTGCtaacacaatgtttaaaaaaatcccaataATCACACTAAAAGAAATGAGTAGAAATCACAGACAACAGCTAATTATAAAGTGAATTACAGGTTAAAGGGTACAGGGTAAAACCTGTAGCAAAGGTTTTTGTTCAGGAGTGAGCACAAACCTGAACTACAGCAACACTAGTTAGTCTCAGTGAATGGatgatatattttaaatacGTTTCTGGTCACAACCTTCAGAATGTTGGAGGCTGAAATTTGATTGGCACTTCACACTTCTATGCACTGATTTCCAGCAAAACCTTTGAAGACTGCAACCCACTGCTTTTTTGTAACATGATATAGtcattggtttaaaaaaaaaaaaaaaagttcgaCAGAATCTCGTCTTTAAAAGTTATTCAAAAGTTTTGTGTGAAGCACAACAAGACAATCTTATGTGTTTGAAAAGTAGGACTGGTTGGTCATCTGCTATGTTAGTCAAATAGCCTCTTTCTGTTAAAGTGGGCAGTTCTCAGCCCCAGTTATTGACAAAACATACCAGAATCTGTAGCGAAGCTAGTGATTTGGCTTGGGAGATTACAGAAGCAAAACTAACAGGGCAAAAACTAAACCAGCCTCCTCCGGTATGAGTCTGTAGTGGTATTTAGATGCAGGACAAACATTGAACAAAATATTGATGCCTGGTACATTAATATAACGATTTCTATGGTCAAGGGTCCTACAGCATCTCATTGATCACTTAAAACCACCAGTCAAAGTTTCCTCCCTTTACAACAATAAACAAAGGCGTTAAAAGAAAACAGGAGGCTGCGGTGATTTCTTTATGGTTCAGTGCTTTGGCTGTGAAAGCTATTGAAGCCATTGTATATGAAGTCTTTTCACTTAACAGACTTAGCAAACATTAATCTAAGTACCGCATTCATCCACTTCTTTGCTATCGTTTGTATAACACCCATCCACTACTGTTATACAATCTTTCTTTCACGCAGCCAAACAAGCTGTGGTTGACTGTCAGTCACTCGGGATTAGCGAGAgtgattttaatactttatattCGTGATAAATTGATCCTTCCGCACATGACTCGAGCGCAGTAGGTCTGATTCAGAGTAATTACTGGGAGTGGCTTGCTTTACACAAAGACCAGTGCACTAATGTAAAGCCGCTGCAATACTAAACAGTGGCCCACTGCATTTACTCATCTGGCAGCTTTAATCCAAACCAAATACAATTAGAACAGACTACTGAAATTCTACCAGGTTTTTCTACTACTGTTTACAAGCCATAAACATTTCGCTGTTTGTGGATTTTCACTCAATACTTATAATAACTTAAAGTTACGGCTTTAactccgactgttacaaagcactgacacaggatactccttctataaatattaaataaacatctccttatagaaagcgTCACCATATCCACAATCACACATGGTTTTAATCCTTTTATGTGATGCGTCCACTGCACAAGTCCCCGTGTACGTTACTATaaaaacgataacgtattaatcgcattaatataaacctgtgactttcAACCAGAACTATTGTTAGAGcggctgttatagaagattaatcaacaccttatgACACCTTATTAAACAGCATTCAAAACTGATTTTTGTACATTCATAAAGGCTAACAAATGACTCATTTTATAATGATTTGGCAAATTAGCTAAAGGATCAGCAGATATTAGCAATCCATGACaaccaaatatatataaataaagccgTAAGGTTATTTATATATGCACCATGTGTAATGGTCACACCTTTGGCCGACACATCCTCGCCCTGTTATTCAGTCAGAATGCAGAATGTGGTGAGAACGTAAGCTGGGTAAAGGCTTATGCAATCAAAGCTCACTCCCACATGAGTCTTTATGACCAAAATGTCCACAACTGACTCATAAGATTGAGAAAAGCTCAACAAATATTAGTGAGCTACTGTACATCCATCAAATATgggttcatttacatttattcacatttattcacttttatCCAAATGGATCATCATGTGAGCCAAACTCCAATCCATTgaaacagctgagcagttgagatttaaatgaattattcagAAGGAAATCAAATTTACACCATTTCCCACAAACCCCAAGTGTAGTTGATCAACCAGGACACGTTCAGTGTAAGTTTGACGTTTTAAGTGGGCTTTAAAATGGCTGCTAGTATTGCTTTCGCTATGCAACATAGTTTTGTTCATATTCCTAGATATCAAAAACCAATTTGACGTGACTGAGTTGAGTTTTTGGCATAATTTAGGTGTGCAGTTTGTACAATGCTTAGATGGTAGCTAAGTTCttcttacttgttagctacatgaGCCTTGAAGCGCCACTGCAGAATGAAAGAAGCTGATTTCAGACAGCAAACATATCTTGGCTGAACTTTTaaccaaaatttaaaaatactacACAAGAATGGGGTTTTGGCCCAATTTCAACTAAATGCTTTAACTATGGAATCCTACATTCGGGCCACTTTTGTCACACATTACCCTGGCCATTGCCATAAGCCATAATGTACCGAAACTCAAGCAAATTTGGCTCGGAGTCTGGCAGATCTGAGATTTTAACCTGCACTGTTCTCATAAACCCAAGTGTGAAGCTAGgatttaaatttgtttgtaattttatCCAAAGCTAATGACTGTTGTGTTCTCTCTTACAGATTTTAAAGAGATGAGAGTTGATCTTGACGGACTGAAAAACGTGTGGATGCCACCTGTTCATGACGTCCGCTTGTCAACAAAACTAATGTGTGCATCATGATCTCAGGAATATAAATAAGTATTATAGCCAGTAAGATGAAAATTGATGTCATACTATTTATTACCCATGTATTtaaagtgcttctgaggctaGCTTTTGAATCTTATCTGAGGGAAAGATTTGCAGTCACAGTTAAGCTACCTTACAATGTTGCCTAAAAACAGCTATAAATGGCAGGATTCTggaatttttaaagaaattattgtACGTGTAAATTGTTTCATCTGATTTCATGACTTTGTAAAACTTATAATAGTAAAGAAttattgtaaaaatataaatatatgttttatattgttgtattaacattttaatggtttggggaaataaataaactcttgaaataaataacaactATTGTCTGTTGTCAGTTGTTTCagtataaatgtttgtgtgtatagcttcagaaactgtgtgtgtggtagtcttgtgctttaaaatatattttgttacaTATTTTAGATTTACTGTACCAGCTATTTCCTGCAATTGCAAGCTTTTAATGCTAATGCATCTCACTAGTGCATAtgcaattttacttttttttttttttttttttttcagagaagcAAGGAACATTTTATGCAACTGATGAACCTGTTTGTTCATTGCTAGGCTTAAGTTAGCAATATATGGGGGGTTAAAAGGTGGCAAATCAAGTAGGAAAatatctgaaaatatttcagacccCAGCTGCATGTAAGGAAGCTTTAACATTACTGTATTTTAGGTGGAACAGGATTAATGCAGTTTAAATTTGACATCCAGCATCACACCCTCATGTGTTCTTACAGAAGTACCAGTGCTAATCTTTAACTCCTCCCTTATGATGAAGTGCCATTTAGAAAACTGACTCTAACAAACAACTGTTCTTCTGAACGACTCTTTAAAATGAATCACAAGAATCACTTtccaaaaatgaatgaattaaaaatcatttacatcACCATCCTTAGCTTATTTAGGAGAAACAtgattgtgtatttaaacaatttatttcatCTTTCACATTATAGaatttacattattacattattcttGTGCAATTCTATACTTATCTTTGGTTTCCTCATCAAAGCACAGCTATGATTCTGCAAAATTTCtctccaatttttaaaaaaaaattattttattaaagacagagagatagtaTGAAACTGTGATCAGTATTGTAGGCTGCGCAGCTTTTGTGGAATTTGCTCCAAAATACTGAATCAAATTTCACCAAAAGAGTTCAATTCCCTAAAGCGTGGAATCGAATAAGCAGAGCGAATCGTAACACCCGTCGCAGGTGAACGCAGGTGGCATCGTTCACATTAACTGAATGAACATTATCAGCTGCTATAAACACAGTTATGATGATTACTGATAAGGTTTGTTTACATGGTGACTCTATAGCCACGCAATGAGGTAgagaaaacaatgaaaagtAAAAGGTTAAGCAGACAATGCTAGGTGTAACCAAACAATATCCAAGTGTTACCAAGGTAATCTCTCCCAAATTCAATTAAAGCCAAACTCTTCCACATAAGCGCAGCTACACACCATTAATCccatataatattgatatcacaTTGATTTAAGCCGTGATATTTCatcttatattacattatatagcGGTGATATTTCATCTTCTACTACTTATTTTCAGGAGTCTTGTAATGCATGTATGTCGGCATGTAACACATTTAAGTTGTTCTTCTTTCTAAGTTGTTCGCCTAGCGGGAGCAGCCAAggcggatcattggtctgcatatttgatttggcacagtttttacaccggatgcccttcctgacgcaaccctccccagttttatccaggctgTGGACCGGCACTGGAAGTGTCttgtgcactgtcttgtgcaaacCCAATGATggagttggttccctggctgcgaatcgaacccaggccatggcagtgagagcaccaaggcctaaccactagtcctccagggacccatgTAGCATATTTAAATGCTATGCTGTAAATAATGCTCACTCTAAACCATCAGTAAGGAGAATGTAACATTAATAACTATTATAGGCATTAGTATTAACAGCAATTTTTCAGGATagagatttatttaaataacatgtGCTATGAACTATCAAGATGGACGATTTTCTTCAGCAGGTTGCAGTAATGACATGGATCTCATTCCGGAAAAACAGAAACCCAAAAACAGTACAGACTGTGCAGAAATGACACAATTCACAGAAAGAAGGGATTAACAAGaattaaagtttttattcaAAAGATAGGGATCCTGCTATTTATTTAAGAGCTTAATTGTTCCTGGTATTTAAGCGCTTTATCTTATCTGAAGGAAAGATTTGTATCGATAAGCTATTCAGTTAGTGTTTActatatcataataataataagaggaagaacaacaacaacaacaacaacaaaagaagaagaagaagaagaataaactactgttcagggtttttttgtttgtttgcttcagTAGCCTcacctaaacactgccttactgaactcctaaaatatatatttc
This region includes:
- the LOC128317714 gene encoding salivary glue protein Sgs-3-like; the encoded protein is MTTTTTTTPTTTTTTPTTTSKMTTTTTPKTTTIPTTTTTTTPTTTTTPTTIPKMTTTTTTTPTTTTTTPTTTSKMTTTTTPKTTTIPTTTTTTTPTTTTTPSTTPEMTTITISTPITTTILTTTSTTTPTTTTTTTATTTPTKTTKPTITTTISTTSTTTTTTPKTIGATSGQSSVPPILHPTKHPKPSVSTTSISKSSSHTISSHSVSGPATHTGVTNSSSTSKKDSRTEPVSTTSNPSSNHGEGVPGWAIALLVLAAIAILLLIIIIIILLVRWCCVDNEDDVRSLPPQEHTPYMRTTFREPLSVPAYSPHTPQKNLYPFDDLTQSPKPKPNRTGMYVVNPER